The Triticum aestivum cultivar Chinese Spring chromosome 7B, IWGSC CS RefSeq v2.1, whole genome shotgun sequence genome window below encodes:
- the LOC123159789 gene encoding uncharacterized protein, with protein MGASLLQAVAALVSTCTRRLQRAARRMGAGNGNGKPAVAPWRKAFSLPTGKGKAAGREEEEGGLWRKEILMGERCQPLEFSGVIYYDADGHRLAQPPRSPMRSPLPASFKLAANAGVC; from the coding sequence ATGGGCGCGAGCCTCCTGCAGGCGGTGGCGGCGCTGGTGAGCACGTGCACGCGGCGGCTGCAGCGGGCGGCGAGGAGGATGGGCGCCGGCAACGGCAACGGCAAGCCGGCCGTGGCGCCGTGGAGGAAGGCCTTCTCGCTGCCGACGGGCAAGGGGAAGGCGGcggggcgggaggaggaagagggcgggctGTGGAGGAAGGAGATACTCATGGGCGAGCGCTGCCAGCCGCTGGAGTTCTCCGGGGTCATCTACTACGACGCCGACGGACACCGCCTCGCGCAGCCGCCCCGGTCGCCCATGCGCAGCCCGCTCCCGGCGTCCTTTAAGCTCGCTGCCAACGCCGGCGTCTGCTAG
- the LOC123157171 gene encoding uncharacterized protein, with the protein MATATTYTLRLTPPPPPPRHHAPLLPQLRRRAAAKVSASWVPAGGGNSDDGLGGWWLPEQPAEKGRAGFGKAIVVGLGASAAIALAGITWRSPSSRKCLQQLIGAPLHYVQEKLSVADSTEIPEDDASVRELGTIDVSRVNVDERNATSPDDSSQNHIPAGGVRISFTVPVDPMHEEALSILKKLQIIENDASPGDFCTRREFARWFVKLCSKLERKRMHRIIPNLITSGSVESAFDDVNFDDPDFLYIQSLGESGIVPSKLSSFFGTSANGSQSANRNSHFLPESYLSRFDLVNWKLLVEYPFASELDQKMLSKNVHTLDLSAWPDVTASVFMDLFGGDHSIVSKVFGNTRRLQHHKPVTKAQAAAALTSGRMEEVVRDELNRLEVENQSRLSAMGEMMEELINRGDIKQYWEDKMKKEQDRGFEVEKHLQDVLHELANERMDQEKEIADLLKEKSALERQNQELVCLRSEVDGMYDRLATQSLEIMADEENLEKLSSDMSSKHQAVTEAKSYLEAEKEALTMLRSWVEQEAARVHERAEVLERAVRRWRVPAD; encoded by the exons ATGGCCACCGCCACGACCTACACGCTCCGCCTCaccccgcccccgccgccaccgcggcaCCACGCTCCTCTCCTTCCGCAGCTCCGCCGCCGCGCGGCCGCGAAGGTGTCTGCTAGCTGGGTCCCAGCCGGCGGCGGCAACTCGGACGACGGGCTTGGCGGCTGGTGGCTCCCCGAGCAGCCGGCGGAAAAGGGGAGGGCAG GGTTCGGGAAAGCTATTGTGGTCGGGTTGGGTGCTTCGGCAGCGATCGCTTTGGCTGGGATCACTTGGCGCTCTCCATCCTCGAGGAAGT GTTTACAGCAACTTATCGGTGCCCCATTGCATTATGTTCAAGAGAAGCTTTCAGTGGCGGACTCCACAGAAATTCCTGAAGATGATGCAAGCGTCAGAGAGCTGGGTACAATTGATGTTTCGAGGGTGAATGTTGATGAGAGGAATGCCACATCACCTGATGATTCAAGCCAAAACCACATACCAGCTGGTGGTGTCCGTATTTCTTTTACAGTCCCTGTAGATCCCATGCATGAGGAAGCTTTGTCCATACTGAAGAAGCTACAG ATAATTGAGAATGATGCTAGCCCTGGTGACTTTTGTACTAGGAGGGAATTTGCAAGATGGTTTGTTAAATTATGCTCAAAATTAGAGAG AAAAAGGATGCACAGGATTATACCGAATCTAATAACTTCTGGTTCAGTCGAAAGTGCGTTCGATGATGTAAATTTTGATGACCCGGATTTCTTGTATATTCAGT CTTTAGGAGAATCTGGCATTGTGCCTAGCAAGCTATCAAGCTTCTTTGGAACATCGGCAAATGGCTCTCAAAGTGCCAACAGAAATTCCCACTTCCTACCTGAAAG TTATCTGTCACGTTTTGATCTTGTTAACTGGAAACTACTAGTGGAGTATCCATTTGCATCAGAATTAGACCAAAAG ATGCTGAGTAAAAATGTTCATACGTTGGATTTGAGCGCTTGGCCAGATGTAACAGCGTCCGTATTTATGGACTTGTTTGGCGGTGACCACAGCATCGTCAgcaaagtttttg GAAACACCAGGCGCCTTCAACATCATAAGCCTGTAACAAAGGCGCAAGCGGCTGCTGCACTGACCAGTGGTAGAATGGAAGAAGTAGTACGCGATGAACTAAATAGACTTGAAGTAGAAAATCAGTCCCGGCTTTCTGCTATGGGTGAAATGATGGAAGAGTTAATTAATAGAGGGGATATAAAACAATATTGGGAAGACAAGATGAAAAAGGAGCAAGACCGTGGGTTTGAAGTTGAGAAGCATCTTCAAGATGTTCTGCACGAGCTTGCAAATGAGAGGATGGATCAAGAAAAGGAAATTGCAGACTTGCTAAAAGAAAAATCAGCTTTAGAGCGTCAGAATCAGGAACTCGTATGTTTAAGGTCAGAAGTTGACGGCATGTATGATAGACTAGCCACTCAGAGTCTAGAGATCATGGCTGATGAAGAAAATCTGGAAAAGTTGTCCTCTGATATGAGCAGCAAGCACCAAGCTGTCACAGAAGCTAAATCATATCTTGAAGCTGAGAAGGAAGCTCTTACTATGCTAAG GTCCTGGGTGGAGCAGGAAGCAGCGCGCGTGCATGAACGTGCTGAGGTACTCGAGAGGGCTGTGAGAAGATGGCGAGTCCCAGCTGATTGA